One part of the Thermoleophilia bacterium genome encodes these proteins:
- the hflB gene encoding ATP-dependent zinc metalloprotease FtsH, which produces MRTQNQDLEVVLKDSSTYVTGYPDNYGAAVTSAVNKARVPFVVEGRGGSAWWGFLITLAPFALFFVFWIFLMNQMQGGGSKVMSFGKSKAKRMSPDQPKITFRDVAGADEAVEELEEIKDFLESPKRFEALGARIPKGVLLYGPPGTGKTLLARAVAGEAGVPFFSISGSDFVEMFVGVGASRVRDLFEQAKQNAPCIIFMDEIDAVGRHRGAGMGGGHDEREQTLNQLLVEMDGFEAKDNIILIAATNRPDILDPALLRPGRFDRQIMVDRPDRAGRAEILRVHTRGKPIDKEIDLDTLAGQTPGFTGADLANLVNEAALLAARKGKKVIDGTELEEGILRVIAGPEKKTRLLSDKERVVTAYHEMGHAIVGHFLPNADPVHKISIVSRGQALGYTISMPAEDRFLTTRSQLEDTMAMTLGGRAVEELVFGEITTGAASDLEKVTAIAKQMTMRFGMSEKLGPRVLGHAHGAPFLGRDLHSEPDYSDEIAHQIDVEIRRMIEEAYQRAKDILSEHREEVETVTQVLLRRETIEREEFLRLLDGDAEADVFRAKDERARQKAAAAERDADEAAPSLRRSPLPPPAPGSQPDAAGAA; this is translated from the coding sequence ATGCGGACGCAGAATCAGGATCTCGAGGTCGTTCTCAAGGACAGCTCGACCTACGTCACGGGCTACCCCGACAACTACGGCGCCGCGGTCACGAGCGCCGTGAACAAGGCGCGCGTTCCCTTTGTTGTGGAGGGTCGCGGTGGGTCGGCGTGGTGGGGTTTCCTCATTACGCTGGCGCCCTTCGCGCTGTTCTTCGTCTTCTGGATCTTCCTCATGAACCAGATGCAGGGTGGTGGGTCCAAGGTCATGAGCTTCGGCAAGAGCAAGGCCAAGCGCATGTCGCCGGACCAGCCCAAGATCACATTCCGTGACGTCGCCGGCGCGGATGAGGCCGTCGAGGAGCTCGAGGAGATCAAGGATTTCCTCGAGAGCCCGAAGCGCTTCGAGGCCCTGGGCGCGCGCATTCCCAAGGGCGTGCTGCTCTACGGCCCCCCCGGTACCGGCAAGACGCTTCTGGCGCGCGCGGTCGCGGGCGAGGCGGGCGTCCCCTTCTTCTCAATCTCGGGGTCCGACTTCGTCGAGATGTTCGTGGGCGTCGGCGCTAGCCGCGTCCGCGACCTGTTTGAGCAGGCGAAGCAGAACGCGCCTTGCATCATCTTCATGGACGAGATCGACGCCGTCGGTCGCCATCGCGGCGCCGGCATGGGCGGTGGCCACGACGAGCGCGAGCAGACGCTCAACCAACTGCTCGTCGAGATGGACGGATTCGAGGCGAAGGACAACATCATCCTCATCGCCGCTACCAACCGTCCGGACATCCTCGATCCGGCCCTTCTCCGTCCCGGGCGCTTCGACCGCCAGATCATGGTGGACCGGCCCGACCGCGCCGGTCGGGCCGAGATCCTGCGCGTCCACACGCGCGGCAAGCCGATCGACAAGGAGATCGACCTCGACACGCTTGCGGGACAAACCCCGGGATTCACCGGCGCCGACCTCGCGAATTTGGTCAACGAGGCCGCCCTCCTCGCCGCTCGCAAGGGCAAGAAGGTCATCGACGGGACGGAGTTGGAGGAGGGGATCCTCCGTGTCATCGCCGGTCCCGAGAAGAAGACGCGCCTGCTCTCCGACAAGGAGCGCGTGGTCACCGCGTACCACGAGATGGGCCACGCGATCGTCGGCCACTTCCTGCCGAACGCCGATCCGGTTCACAAGATCTCCATCGTCAGCCGCGGCCAAGCCTTGGGGTACACCATCTCGATGCCGGCTGAGGACAGGTTCTTGACGACCCGTTCGCAACTCGAAGACACCATGGCCATGACCCTTGGCGGTCGTGCCGTGGAGGAGTTGGTGTTTGGCGAGATCACCACGGGCGCGGCGAGCGACCTCGAGAAGGTCACGGCGATCGCCAAGCAGATGACGATGCGGTTTGGCATGAGCGAGAAGCTCGGCCCCCGCGTGCTGGGCCACGCCCACGGCGCGCCGTTCCTCGGTCGTGATCTGCATTCGGAGCCCGACTACTCCGACGAGATCGCGCACCAGATCGACGTCGAGATCCGCCGGATGATCGAGGAGGCCTACCAGCGCGCCAAGGACATCCTGTCCGAACACCGCGAAGAGGTCGAGACCGTCACGCAGGTGCTGCTACGTCGCGAGACCATCGAGCGCGAGGAGTTCCTCCGCCTGCTCGACGGCGATGCCGAAGCCGACGTCTTCCGGGCTAAGGATGAGCGCGCCCGCCAAAAGGCCGCCGCGGCCGAACGCGATGCCGACGAGGCCGCTCCGTCACTCCGTCGCTCGCCGCTGCCACCTCCCGCTCCCGGCAGCCAGCCGGACGCGGCGGGCGCCGCTTAG
- the folP gene encoding dihydropteroate synthase: protein MGILNVTPDSFSDAGRHRAAPAAIRRVGELRAAGAAIIDVGAESTRPGAVPVSEAEEMSRLAPVLAALADGPVGPWSIDTRRASVARAALDAGAVMVNDVTAGADPEMLRLVAERGAAICLMHMRGEPRSMQDDPRYNDVVSEVTLFLAARMDVAVAAGVAEDRIVLDPGIGFGKTLRDNLALLRGLPSIVSLGRPVMVGVSRKGMVGELTGRAVGDRLAGSIGAALAAMEAGAAILRVHDVAETVDAIAAFRAVRGDS from the coding sequence ATGGGGATCCTCAACGTCACGCCCGACTCGTTCAGCGACGCGGGCCGCCACCGTGCAGCGCCAGCCGCCATACGTCGGGTGGGCGAACTGCGCGCGGCGGGCGCGGCGATCATCGACGTCGGGGCCGAGAGCACCCGCCCCGGTGCCGTGCCGGTTTCGGAGGCCGAGGAGATGTCTCGCTTGGCCCCGGTCCTCGCGGCTCTGGCGGATGGCCCGGTCGGTCCGTGGTCCATCGACACCCGCCGGGCGTCGGTGGCACGGGCGGCCCTCGACGCGGGCGCGGTGATGGTGAACGACGTCACCGCCGGGGCGGACCCGGAGATGCTTCGCCTCGTCGCCGAACGCGGTGCCGCCATCTGTTTGATGCACATGCGCGGAGAACCCCGTTCGATGCAGGACGACCCTCGCTATAACGACGTCGTCTCCGAGGTCACGTTGTTCCTTGCGGCCCGGATGGACGTTGCGGTTGCCGCGGGCGTGGCCGAGGACCGGATCGTGCTCGATCCCGGTATCGGGTTCGGAAAGACGCTTCGTGACAACCTCGCCCTACTTCGCGGCCTGCCCTCCATCGTTTCCCTCGGGCGGCCGGTCATGGTGGGCGTGTCACGCAAGGGCATGGTCGGCGAACTGACCGGGCGTGCGGTGGGGGATCGTCTGGCGGGCTCCATCGGTGCGGCCCTCGCCGCGATGGAGGCGGGGGCCGCGATACTGCGGGTGCATGATGTGGCCGAGACCGTTGATGCGATCGCGGCTTTCCGGGCCGTACGGGGGGACTCATGA
- the folB gene encoding dihydroneopterin aldolase: MSDVVVRIRGLEVHGHHGVMDAERTLGQRMVVDLDMVLSDDRATITDDLAHTVDYVAIVDGVAEIVGGQPVALLEHLARRIADRVLAEPLVRSVTVTVSKPHVAIAHVLDNVSVSLHAERDEP; this comes from the coding sequence ATGAGCGATGTGGTGGTGCGGATACGCGGGCTCGAGGTGCACGGGCATCACGGGGTCATGGATGCCGAGCGGACCCTGGGCCAACGCATGGTGGTGGACCTGGACATGGTGCTGTCGGACGACCGCGCCACCATCACCGACGATCTCGCGCACACCGTGGACTACGTGGCCATCGTGGACGGTGTGGCCGAGATCGTGGGAGGGCAGCCGGTCGCGCTCCTTGAGCACCTCGCCCGGCGTATCGCCGACCGCGTGCTCGCCGAGCCCCTCGTACGGTCGGTCACGGTGACGGTGTCCAAGCCCCACGTGGCCATCGCCCATGTGCTCGACAACGTTTCGGTGAGCCTGCACGCGGAGCGGGACGAGCCGTGA
- the folK gene encoding 2-amino-4-hydroxy-6-hydroxymethyldihydropteridine diphosphokinase, with protein MSVMWLGLGSNLGDRAATLRWGVGELNERGMVVDCVSPVYETVPQGVEDQPAFLNAACRVRTDLMPPDALRVAKAVEADAGRVDGPRGGPRPLDVDILAWDGGVWDTPDLVIPHPRLWERRFALVPLMDVAPGLTLPDGARVADLLAALSAVDQPVTPTREVLTLS; from the coding sequence GTGAGCGTGATGTGGCTCGGCCTCGGATCCAATCTGGGCGACCGGGCCGCCACACTTCGGTGGGGGGTGGGTGAACTCAACGAGCGCGGCATGGTGGTGGACTGCGTCAGCCCGGTGTACGAGACCGTGCCACAGGGAGTTGAGGACCAGCCCGCGTTCCTGAATGCGGCGTGTCGGGTGCGCACCGACCTGATGCCCCCGGACGCCCTGCGCGTGGCCAAGGCGGTCGAGGCCGATGCCGGGCGAGTGGACGGGCCGCGCGGTGGTCCCCGACCGCTGGATGTCGACATCCTCGCGTGGGACGGCGGGGTGTGGGATACGCCCGATCTCGTGATCCCCCATCCGCGGCTCTGGGAGCGGCGGTTCGCGCTCGTGCCACTCATGGACGTGGCGCCCGGCCTCACGCTGCCGGATGGTGCGCGGGTGGCCGACCTCCTCGCAGCGCTCTCCGCCGTCGATCAGCCGGTCACGCCGACCCGTGAGGTGTTGACCCTGTCGTGA
- a CDS encoding DUF2469 family protein encodes MSHTEELDEYDAELELRLKREYVDVFPLFRYCVLTQEATYLCNQLERQYEPQAAYPFFHVVMEDVWVWDKNRPTRIIPRVEIHTSQDVTVEVLRTEGSGDLDTPLSAGR; translated from the coding sequence ATGTCGCACACTGAGGAACTTGACGAGTACGACGCGGAACTCGAACTGAGGCTGAAGCGGGAGTACGTGGATGTCTTCCCGCTCTTCCGCTACTGCGTGCTCACACAGGAAGCCACGTACCTCTGCAACCAGCTCGAGCGCCAGTACGAGCCTCAGGCGGCGTACCCGTTCTTCCACGTGGTGATGGAGGACGTCTGGGTGTGGGACAAGAACCGCCCGACACGCATCATCCCTCGTGTCGAGATCCACACGTCCCAGGACGTGACCGTCGAGGTGCTGCGTACCGAGGGCTCCGGCGATCTCGACACTCCGCTGTCGGCGGGGCGCTAA
- a CDS encoding type III pantothenate kinase, with product MLLAVDVGNSQTIAGLFSGGELLHDWRVSTIRRTTVDELAASHDKILELRGGSLTEVDHVVVASVVPELTVAYQALADRYLDRPAVIVGPGVRTGMPLLVDNPHEVGPDRIANAVAAHARYGGPCVVVDFGTATTLDVVSEAGEFLGGVIAPGVDIGLEALSQRAARLMRVELAAPPAAIGRNTVECMQSGLVLGAAAMVDGMVSRIAVELGAHPVVVATGGLAPLVISHSVLVQHHEPMLTLEGLRIVHERTTGAGTRGPRR from the coding sequence GTGCTCCTCGCGGTCGACGTCGGAAACTCGCAGACGATTGCCGGGCTCTTCTCGGGTGGCGAGTTGCTGCACGACTGGCGGGTCTCGACGATCCGCCGCACCACGGTGGATGAGTTGGCCGCGAGTCACGACAAGATCCTCGAACTGCGCGGTGGGAGCCTCACCGAGGTGGACCACGTGGTGGTGGCATCGGTCGTTCCCGAGCTGACCGTGGCCTACCAGGCGTTGGCTGATCGCTACCTCGATCGCCCCGCCGTCATCGTGGGGCCCGGCGTGCGCACCGGCATGCCCCTTCTGGTCGACAACCCCCACGAAGTGGGCCCCGATCGCATCGCCAACGCGGTGGCCGCGCACGCCCGTTACGGTGGCCCCTGTGTGGTGGTGGACTTCGGTACCGCCACCACCCTCGACGTGGTGTCGGAGGCTGGCGAGTTCCTCGGCGGGGTTATCGCGCCCGGCGTGGACATCGGGCTTGAGGCCCTCTCGCAGCGCGCCGCCCGCCTCATGCGCGTGGAACTCGCGGCGCCACCGGCCGCCATCGGACGCAACACGGTGGAATGCATGCAGTCGGGCCTCGTGCTTGGCGCTGCCGCCATGGTGGACGGCATGGTCAGCCGCATCGCCGTCGAGTTGGGTGCGCATCCGGTGGTCGTGGCCACGGGTGGCCTCGCCCCGCTGGTCATCTCGCACTCGGTGCTGGTGCAGCACCACGAACCCATGCTCACCCTCGAGGGGCTGCGCATCGTGCACGAGCGCACGACGGGCGCGGGAACACGGGGGCCACGGCGGTGA
- a CDS encoding dihydrouridine synthase: MKKRMRALVTARTREPTRSEPRDGPWPLSEPFLVGDLLIPNRVVQAPLAGIGNRVFRTQARRHGAGLVVSEMVAAHGIRHANRRTTAMLELAPGESPVAIQVFGGDPDVMADAARAVEEAGADMVDINMGCPVPKIMKTGAGASLLSDPDRATAVIRAMADAVNIPVSVKMRRSVRPGDSDPAENARRFADAGAALITIHPRAAAEEYSGIADHSISAAVVRAVDIPVVISGDITDADGAHAALLQTGAAAVMIGRAALGNPWVLGAIAAGEPAPRPSQVEVLDELITFCGDIADWLGADRSCHYLRKFHSWYLTGRGIPDDEIAALMADATLDEALHRLHALRERALRVA; encoded by the coding sequence GTGAAGAAGCGTATGCGCGCCCTCGTGACGGCGCGTACGCGGGAGCCCACACGGTCGGAGCCCCGCGACGGTCCGTGGCCGCTCTCGGAGCCATTTCTGGTGGGGGACCTGCTTATCCCCAATCGCGTGGTGCAGGCGCCGCTCGCCGGTATCGGGAATCGTGTCTTCCGTACTCAGGCCCGCCGTCACGGCGCCGGGTTGGTGGTGTCGGAGATGGTCGCCGCCCACGGGATTCGGCACGCCAACCGGCGCACCACGGCCATGCTCGAGTTAGCCCCGGGTGAGTCGCCCGTGGCCATTCAGGTGTTTGGCGGCGATCCCGATGTCATGGCCGACGCCGCGCGCGCGGTCGAGGAGGCCGGTGCGGACATGGTCGACATCAACATGGGGTGTCCGGTCCCCAAGATCATGAAGACCGGTGCCGGTGCGTCATTATTGTCCGATCCCGACCGTGCCACCGCCGTCATTCGCGCGATGGCCGACGCCGTGAACATCCCGGTGTCCGTGAAGATGCGCCGCAGCGTGCGTCCCGGCGACAGCGACCCGGCCGAGAATGCGCGGAGGTTCGCAGATGCCGGTGCCGCGCTCATCACCATCCACCCCCGCGCGGCGGCGGAGGAGTACTCGGGAATCGCCGACCACTCGATAAGCGCAGCGGTCGTGCGCGCCGTCGATATTCCGGTGGTGATCAGCGGCGACATCACCGACGCCGATGGCGCGCACGCGGCGCTTCTGCAGACCGGCGCGGCGGCGGTGATGATCGGCCGGGCGGCCCTCGGCAACCCGTGGGTGCTCGGTGCGATCGCCGCCGGTGAACCCGCCCCGCGTCCGTCGCAGGTGGAGGTGCTGGACGAACTCATCACCTTCTGCGGCGACATCGCCGACTGGCTCGGGGCCGATCGCTCATGCCATTACCTCCGCAAGTTCCACTCCTGGTATCTCACGGGCCGCGGGATCCCGGACGACGAGATCGCCGCACTCATGGCCGATGCGACCCTCGATGAGGCTCTCCACCGT